ATCATACGCTCAAATCATGTGTAATCGAAGTTTAATAATACATGGTACCTGATTAATTTAATTGCGGTTTTTTTTTGAATAAATGCTATTACATTAACATAACAGAAATACATATAAATAATAACAAATGGAGTATACAACTACTATATCAATAATAATTTCACTGGTTGTCGGTGTTTTTATTGGGCGATATCTCTTGCAGATGCTGTTCAAAAAACAAGAACAGTCAGCGAATGATAAGGCTGCTCAGATTGTGAAGGATGCAGAACAACAAGCTGAACACATTAAAAAACAACGTCAGTTAGAAGCTAAAGAAAAATTCTTGCAACTGAAAGCTGAACATGAAAAGGAAGTAAACCAAAAAAACAATACAATCTCTCAGAAAGAGAATACTATCCGTCAAAAAGAACAGTCATTGAATCAAAAATTGGAAAATCTAAATCGTGAAAAACAGGATTTAGATAATAAAACCAAGAAATTGGATCAAATGATCGAATTGAATGACAAAAAGAAAGAAGAAGTTGAGCAATTAAAAGGTCAACATATCAAGCAATTGGAAAGCATTGCAGGACTATCTGCTGATGAAGCTAAAGAGCAATTGGTTAGTTCATTACGTGAAGAAGCTCGCTCTCAGGCTATCATGCAAATCAAAGATATCGTTGATGAAGCAAAATTAACAGCTTCAAAAGAAGCTAAGAAAGTCGTAATCCAAACGATTCAACGTACCGCTACGGAATCTGCAATCGAAAATACAGTATCTATTTTCAATATTGAAAACGATGAAATTAAAGGTCGTATCATCGGTCGTGAAGGACGTAATATCCGCGCTCTAGAAGCTGCGACTGGTGTTGAGATTATTGTGGATGACACTCCAGAGGCTATTATCCTTTCAGGATTTGATCCTGTAAGACGTGAGATCGCTCGTTTGTCACTACATAGATTGGTTACGGATGGTCGTATCCACCCTGCTCGTATTGAGGAAGTAGTTGCTAAAACTCGTACTCAAATCGAAGATGAGATCGTTGAAATCGGTGAACGTACTGTCATTGACTTAGGTATTCATGGATTGCATCCTGAATTGATCAGAATGGTCGGAAGAATGAGATACCGTTCTTCTTATGGACAGAACCTATTACAGCACTCTCGTGAAGTTGCGAATTTCGCTGCTACAATGGCTGCAGAATTAGGCTTAAATGTTAAACACGCTAAACGTGCTGGGCTTCTGCATGATATTGGTAAAGTTCCCGATGATAATCCAGAGCTTCCACACGCGATTTTAGGTAAGCAACTGGCAGAGAAATACAAAGAACATCCTGATGTATGTAATGCTATCGGTGCGCACCATGACGAGATTGAAATGACTTCCATGATATCTCCAATCGTACAAGCTTGTGATGCTATTTCTGGCGCTCGCCCAGGCGCTCGTCGTGAAGTAGTAGAAAGCTATATCAAGAGACTGAAAGAACTAGAAGATCTAGCATTATCTTACCCAGGTGTTGAGAAAACATTCGCTATTCAAGCAGGACGTGAATTACGTGTGGTTGTAGAAAGCGAAAAAGTTTCTGATGCACAAGCAGAGATCTTAGCAGCAGATATATCAAATCGTATTCAAACTGAAATGACTTACCCTGGTCAAATTAAAGTAACAGTTATCAGGGAAACAAGATCAGTATCTTACGCAAAGTAAGACAGATATTTAAATCAATAGAAGACTCACCAATAGGTGGGTCTTTTTTTATTGGTTTAAAGATTAGAGTTCGATTAGAATTATGATTGACTAAGGTAAACATCTTGATAAATAGTTAAATTTGTGGTATTTTGATGATTATGCAAATATTAGTTGTAGAAGATGACCACAGAATAAGTTCCTTTCTTATCAAAGGATTGGAAGAAAATGGTTTTTTTAGTCACGTTATGCAAGAATGCAGAGCAGGCTTTGATCGAAGAAAATCTAAAAATTCAGTGGGATATCATCATTATCGATATCATGTTGCCGGGTATAGATGGTATACAACTTCTACAAACCCTTCGATATAAACAAGTATTTGCTCCAGTATTAATGCTGAGTGCATTAAACTCAGTTCAAGACAAAGTTTCTTCCTTAGATAATGGAGCCGATGATTATTTGACCAAGCCCTTTCACTTCGAAGAATTATTATCCAGAATCAATGCTTTGAGCAGACGAAGGACCTATCATTTGCAAAATAAACCCAAGAATGCCATTTTAACCTTTTCTGATTTGGTAATCGATACTGATCAATATCAAGTATTCTTGAGCAATGAACTCATTGATCTTTCCCCAAGGGAATACAAGCTGTTAATGTACTTGGTAGAAAACAAGAACAGGACAGTTAGTCGTATGCAAATCTTGAATGCAGTGTGGGGGATTACTTTCAATAACCACAGTAATGTTGTAGATGTATATATTTCTTATTTGAGAAATAAGATTGAAACCGCTGATCAGAAATTTATCAATACCATCAAAGGTGTTGGTTATATGTTTAAGTATGATTCATGAAATTAAAGCATAGGCTAGCGTTATATTCTGTACTTATATTTAGTGTTATTACGCTACTGATTTCTATTGCAATTTATTTCTCTTATTATGTTCAGATGGAGAAGTCACATCACCATGCTTTAGAAAGCAAATCTCTGTTGGCTGCGATCTATTATTTGGAGCGTGATGAATTGACAAGCCCTGAACATGAAAATATCCAACGTCAGCTACAGAAAACTATTTCAAGAAGGGATATCGTCGTTTTTGATAGCCTGAATCGTAAGACTGCTGGGGATATGGCCAGTATAAGCGATATTTCTCATAACTTTATCAATGAAGCCAGATCAGATAAAAAAGCTTCCTTTAACACCAAATATTTCTTTTATAACGGAATTTATTACAGCGACAATGAAGGCGATTTTGTAATTGTAACCAGAGAATCCAAAAATAATTTCAATAGCCAGATGCAATCTTTATTGCAGATTCTTGTGGTTTCTTTTTTAGTTGGTTTGTTGATTATCTATTTCTTTTCAAGGTATTTGGGTTATATAGCTTATAAACCAATCATTGATGTCATTAATCAAATCAAAGACCGTGATAGCAAGAATTTCGATAAGCCCATTGAATTAGACCGTTCTTATTCTGAAATCCAAGATTTGGTTAATACCTATAACTTATTCGTAGATCGTATTTCACAGACCTTCAATGTACAGAAGAATTTCATTGACTATGTTTCTCATGAATTGAGGACACCTATTACAGCCTTGTTGGGTACATTAGAAGTAACAAATTATAAGGGTCGTAGTAGAGAAGAGTATGAGGAAGTTGTTAACCAGTTAAAGCAGTATACCAACGATCTTGAGGAAACACTAGAACATATGATGCTGTTATCTGGTGCCAAAACCAGTTTCGAGTTCTCCAAACTTCGGGTTGACGAAATTATTTGGCAAGTGATAGAAAATGCTTTTCTATATTACCAAGCGAATGTTGAGGTCGAGTTGAAAGTTGAAGACACCAAACTATTGGAATGGCAGGGCAATGATAAATTATTGGCACTGGCATTAAATAATATTGTAGAGAACGCCATCAAATACTCCAATAATAAACCTGTTAAAATTATCATCCATGAAATTGCCGGAAAACTCCAAGTAGTCGTCAAAGATAAGGGGATAGGAATTACAGGAGATGATCTAAAAAAAGTAAAACAGAACTTCTACCGCGGTAAGAATACAGGAAAATATTCTGGTAAAGGAATTGGCTTATCGATGGCCAATATCATTCTAAACCTCCATAAAATCGAGTTGGAAATTCAAAGCCAACCAACTGGTACAGAAGTGAAATTGAATTTCTAATCAAATTCTAATCTAATTTAAAATTCACCTTAATATTGAAGTTTAATCTTTGCAGTAAGATTAAATGGAAAAGAAATTACATATACTTTTGATACTGTTTTGCTTCCAACTGGCAGCAAAAGCACAAACCTATTCATTACAGGATTTGGAATCTCAATTCCTAGAAAATAACCTGCAATTAATTGCCAATAAATTCAATGTCAATAAAGCTGATGCGCTGATAGTTCAAGAGAAATTATGGGCCAATCCAAGCTTTACAGTTGATAATATCAACCTATGGTCAAACCCATCTTTTGAAACTATGCCCAATATTATTGGGAATTTTGGCAGCAAACAACAGGTTAACATGGATCTGGAACAGTTAATTGAAACAGCAGGGAAGAGAAAAAAGAGAGTAGCCATTAAAACTTTAGAAAGAAATGCAGCAAGATTGGAGTTCGAAGAACTGCTGAGGCAATTGAAATTGGAATTGAGGACCAACTTCCATAGCCTTGGCAGAATTCAACTTGAAGAATTTCAGTTGAATTCTATCTATGAATTGTTCACACAGCTCAATAGCCAGTATAAGGCTCAATCTGAAAAACAGCATGTTTCTCAAGTCAGTTATATAAGGATTCATACAGAACTTATCGGAATCCAAAAGGAATTGATGGACTTGCAAACAGAAAAAAACGACAAGTTACAACATCTTAGAATCCTTACACAGAACCCTAATTTGGCCCTTGAAAATATAGATTTTGGTGATGTAGAATTGCACTTTCCGAAAACTATTCCAATCAACCTAAAAGAAACTGCTATGGCTCAAAACATAACCATACAATTTTTAGGGAATGATATCAATCTTTCTGAAAAGCAGTTCTCATTAGAAAAAGCTCAGAGAACACCAAACTTGAATTTTCTAATGAACTATGAACGTGGTGGGAACGTAATGGACAATTTTTTTGGAGTTGGAGTAAACATTGATTTACCCTTGTTCAATAGAAACAAAGGAAATATTCAAGCTGCAAAAATCCAAGTTGAGCAAAGCCAAGCAAGTTTAAAAGCAAAACAACGCGAGCTCGAAAATGAGATCGATAAATTATTGAGGCGATTGTCATTATACGAATCCAATTTAAAGCAATGGGATTTCAAAAATAACGACATCCACGGTCAAGTCCTTGAAAATTATATCAAGCATCTTCAAGAGAAGCAAGTGACTTTAATAGAATTCATCGACTTCTCGCAAGCTTATCGAGAAGCTCAACAAGCATATTTTGAGCTTCAAGAAAATTACCTCAACACATTTGAAGAATTACAGTACCTAACAGGTCAAGAATTATAATGAAGAATACCCAAAGTTTACCAATAGTTTTTTTAACTCTTCTTGTATGTTGCTTTGGCTGCAACCGCAGCCAGCAACAACAAGATAAATCGATCGACTCCGTTAATACATTCTGCTTGAGTGATCAACTTAAGAAGTCGACAGAAATTATCGAAGCTAGTGAAAGTCCAATTGTAGAGCAATTGACTCTTTCTGGTAAAATTGAATATAATGAAAATGACTTAGTGACTTTCAGAAGCCTCCTGCTAGGCGTTGTCGAAAAAGTTGATTTTGAATTAGGAGATCAGGTTAAAAAAGGACAGGTACTCGCCGTCATTAAATCAACTGAAATCCAAAGCCTTTTCCAGCAAAAGAAGTCTCAACAAAATCAAATCAATCTATTAGGTAAGCTTCTCAATACAAAAAAAGACTTATTGAACGATGGCATGATATCCGAGCCTGAAATGCTACAAGTGGAGCATGAATTGGAAACAGCAAAATTAGAACTTAACAGGATTAATCAATCGCTTCAATTATATCATGCTGTAGGAGAGGGAACCTTTCAGATTTTAGCCCCTAAAAATGGATACATCATTCAAAAAGACATCAGCCAAGGACAAATAATAACCCATGAAAGTGACCCCTTGTTTTCCATTTCAAACCTCAAAGAGGTATGGGTAATGTTGAATGTGTATGCCAGTAATTTAAGATATATTAAAACCGGCGATCAGGTAAAAGTTAGAACAATAGCTTACCCTGACGAGGTTTATATTGGAAAAATCGATAAGATCTATAATGTATTCGATGCGAGTGAGCATGTCATGAAAGCTAGAGTGGTTTTGGAAAACCAAAACCTGAATCTGATGCCTGGTTTAAACGCAGATATTATTATTGACAAAAAGCGATTGGATCAAACTGCGATGGCAGTGCCAAATAAATCTTTGATATTCAGTAATAATGAAAATTATCTTTTAATCTATCACGATGATTGCAATATAGAATCCCAAAAGGTTGAAGTGCTGACAAGCAATGAAGAAGTGACTTATGTGAAAGGCGATTTTAATGATCGCGAAAAAATTATAGGTTCCAATGCATTGTTGATTTTTGAACAATTGAGAGATCAATAGGCATGAAGAAATTTGTACAAAATATCGTAACCTTTTCATTAAGGAATACCACATTTATACTGTTCGCTACACTTGCGCTATTGTTTGGAGGTATTTATGCTTTAAAACATACGGCTATTGAGGCTTTTCCTGATGTTACCAATACCCGTGCAAGGATTATTACTCAATGGCCTGGAAGAAGTGCAGAAGAGGTAGAAAAACTAGTAACGCTGCCCATTTCCAAGGAGATGAATAGCATTCCTAGAAAATCAAATATTCGTTCCATTTCTCTTTTTGGACTTTCTGTAGTAACGGTTCAGTTTGAAGATGGGGTAGAAGATTTTTATGCTCAGCAATATGCTTCCAATAAATTAGGTGGCGTAGAACTTCCTGAAGGAACCAGCGTTTCCATCGAGCCTCCATCAGGGGCAACAGGAGAGATATT
The Sphingobacterium daejeonense genome window above contains:
- the rny gene encoding ribonuclease Y translates to MEYTTTISIIISLVVGVFIGRYLLQMLFKKQEQSANDKAAQIVKDAEQQAEHIKKQRQLEAKEKFLQLKAEHEKEVNQKNNTISQKENTIRQKEQSLNQKLENLNREKQDLDNKTKKLDQMIELNDKKKEEVEQLKGQHIKQLESIAGLSADEAKEQLVSSLREEARSQAIMQIKDIVDEAKLTASKEAKKVVIQTIQRTATESAIENTVSIFNIENDEIKGRIIGREGRNIRALEAATGVEIIVDDTPEAIILSGFDPVRREIARLSLHRLVTDGRIHPARIEEVVAKTRTQIEDEIVEIGERTVIDLGIHGLHPELIRMVGRMRYRSSYGQNLLQHSREVANFAATMAAELGLNVKHAKRAGLLHDIGKVPDDNPELPHAILGKQLAEKYKEHPDVCNAIGAHHDEIEMTSMISPIVQACDAISGARPGARREVVESYIKRLKELEDLALSYPGVEKTFAIQAGRELRVVVESEKVSDAQAEILAADISNRIQTEMTYPGQIKVTVIRETRSVSYAK
- a CDS encoding response regulator transcription factor codes for the protein MVFLVTLCKNAEQALIEENLKIQWDIIIIDIMLPGIDGIQLLQTLRYKQVFAPVLMLSALNSVQDKVSSLDNGADDYLTKPFHFEELLSRINALSRRRTYHLQNKPKNAILTFSDLVIDTDQYQVFLSNELIDLSPREYKLLMYLVENKNRTVSRMQILNAVWGITFNNHSNVVDVYISYLRNKIETADQKFINTIKGVGYMFKYDS
- a CDS encoding sensor histidine kinase, with the translated sequence MKLKHRLALYSVLIFSVITLLISIAIYFSYYVQMEKSHHHALESKSLLAAIYYLERDELTSPEHENIQRQLQKTISRRDIVVFDSLNRKTAGDMASISDISHNFINEARSDKKASFNTKYFFYNGIYYSDNEGDFVIVTRESKNNFNSQMQSLLQILVVSFLVGLLIIYFFSRYLGYIAYKPIIDVINQIKDRDSKNFDKPIELDRSYSEIQDLVNTYNLFVDRISQTFNVQKNFIDYVSHELRTPITALLGTLEVTNYKGRSREEYEEVVNQLKQYTNDLEETLEHMMLLSGAKTSFEFSKLRVDEIIWQVIENAFLYYQANVEVELKVEDTKLLEWQGNDKLLALALNNIVENAIKYSNNKPVKIIIHEIAGKLQVVVKDKGIGITGDDLKKVKQNFYRGKNTGKYSGKGIGLSMANIILNLHKIELEIQSQPTGTEVKLNF
- a CDS encoding TolC family protein; the encoded protein is MEKKLHILLILFCFQLAAKAQTYSLQDLESQFLENNLQLIANKFNVNKADALIVQEKLWANPSFTVDNINLWSNPSFETMPNIIGNFGSKQQVNMDLEQLIETAGKRKKRVAIKTLERNAARLEFEELLRQLKLELRTNFHSLGRIQLEEFQLNSIYELFTQLNSQYKAQSEKQHVSQVSYIRIHTELIGIQKELMDLQTEKNDKLQHLRILTQNPNLALENIDFGDVELHFPKTIPINLKETAMAQNITIQFLGNDINLSEKQFSLEKAQRTPNLNFLMNYERGGNVMDNFFGVGVNIDLPLFNRNKGNIQAAKIQVEQSQASLKAKQRELENEIDKLLRRLSLYESNLKQWDFKNNDIHGQVLENYIKHLQEKQVTLIEFIDFSQAYREAQQAYFELQENYLNTFEELQYLTGQEL
- a CDS encoding efflux RND transporter periplasmic adaptor subunit gives rise to the protein MSDQLKKSTEIIEASESPIVEQLTLSGKIEYNENDLVTFRSLLLGVVEKVDFELGDQVKKGQVLAVIKSTEIQSLFQQKKSQQNQINLLGKLLNTKKDLLNDGMISEPEMLQVEHELETAKLELNRINQSLQLYHAVGEGTFQILAPKNGYIIQKDISQGQIITHESDPLFSISNLKEVWVMLNVYASNLRYIKTGDQVKVRTIAYPDEVYIGKIDKIYNVFDASEHVMKARVVLENQNLNLMPGLNADIIIDKKRLDQTAMAVPNKSLIFSNNENYLLIYHDDCNIESQKVEVLTSNEEVTYVKGDFNDREKIIGSNALLIFEQLRDQ